Part of the Sulfuriflexus mobilis genome is shown below.
GCATCGCAGTGGTCATTATTGGTACGACTTTCCTTATTATAGTACTCCTGCTACTGACCCGGCCAGATAAAACTTCCGAGCCGGAGCCATTGGCGGCGGTATCGGTGCGAGGCTTCGTGGTCAAGGCCGTGGATTTACGGCCCGAGGTCGAGGTCACTGGACGACTACAACCGGCCAACCGCGCCCTGCTGCGCTTTGAGGTCAGCGGTCAGCTGGCCAGGCGTCATGTTGAGCCTGGGCAGGTCGTCGAGAAAGAGGCACTGTTGCTGAGCCTGGAAGAGGGCGATGCGCGAGATGCCCTGGCCGAGGCGCAGGCAAATATGGACATGGAGCGGGCCGCTATCAAGCGCGATCGCCGACTCCTTAAAATATCCATTAAAGACAGGAAGTTGCAGGAAAACGAGGTGGCCAGGATGGTGAAGCTTGGCGCCAAATCACTGGCCTCGGCCTCGCTGCTGGACCAGTCCCGCCAGCGCCTGTTGCAACTGGAGTCTGCCGAGGCGCAACTGCAATACAGCGTTGAGACGGCCACGGCACGACTGAGTGCGCTTCAGGCGGCCCTGGCACGGGCGCAACGTAATCTGGCCCGAACCGAGCTGCGCGCGCCCTTTGCCGGTACGGTGAACACGGTCGAGGTCGAAGCGGGTGACTACGTCACCCCGGCGAGCATGGCCATGGAGTTGGTGGACCTGGCGCAGATAGATTTTTATACCGAGGTCACAGGTTCCACGGCGGCCGCCCTGCACCTGCAACAGCCGGTAAACATCCGTGTGGCGGGACGCGAGATTGAAGGACAGGTCATTGCCCTGCGCAGCGACCCCGACCCAAGCACCTTTACCCATGCCCTACGCATTCGTCTGCCGGGTGAGGGCCTGTTGCCGGGTGGGCTGGCCACTACGCGCCTGCCGCTGACCCGCCTCGAGTCGGTGCTGGCCGTGCCGATAGCAGGTGTCCTGCAA
Proteins encoded:
- a CDS encoding efflux RND transporter periplasmic adaptor subunit codes for the protein MIEKSIKSLPRQLRIAVVIIGTTFLIIVLLLLTRPDKTSEPEPLAAVSVRGFVVKAVDLRPEVEVTGRLQPANRALLRFEVSGQLARRHVEPGQVVEKEALLLSLEEGDARDALAEAQANMDMERAAIKRDRRLLKISIKDRKLQENEVARMVKLGAKSLASASLLDQSRQRLLQLESAEAQLQYSVETATARLSALQAALARAQRNLARTELRAPFAGTVNTVEVEAGDYVTPASMAMELVDLAQIDFYTEVTGSTAAALHLQQPVNIRVAGREIEGQVIALRSDPDPSTFTHALRIRLPGEGLLPGGLATTRLPLTRLESVLAVPIAGVLQEEGRAYAFVIRDGQLERREVGSGLRHAEQLVITRGLRAGDIIVANDVAALSHGQSVRLSQ